In the genome of Rhodoferax fermentans, one region contains:
- a CDS encoding PAS domain S-box protein, with translation MDTPILLTTGALLSTAAAIVMFVVLLTRKSYPGFGYWVFGVLCLALGAAMLIPGAWPSNWLIRLARNTLLVGGQMLILHGLLVFRETSFSRRVEWLFFMSFLAIFAYLSFDPAKIDARIATYSIYTALICFATVYITIHRRPGYFASNDVMLAVWLAVYGLLLLTRLAQQLISPEQSTAFEALKGLGSFYAIAQILTVQLVTLTLISMNSQRIEWEYKSSLVRIRESEEKFRSVSEAANDAIILLDNTGRITFWNRASERMFGRLSLEVIGRPLIDVIAPRRYREAYLPVFEPFKHGAPNQANGKTIELTAQTSRGAEFQIEISLSAVQQKEEWGAVCIVRDISERKRHEIALQELRGNLEATLDAIPDLLFEIDLNGVYHTYHSPRLDLLAAAPEQLIGKSIHEVLPPEAARCCAAALQEANTNQICSGMQMFLDLPIGRRWFELSVAKKPTASCETPHFIVISRDITQRNEAMSILKNHHSELEQRVAERTQELLEAKKGADAANIAKSTFLATMSHEIRTPMNGVLGMANQLRRTELTAKQSHLLDLMESSGAHLMAIINDILDLSQIESGNIHLDERDFNLPDVLNNVTAIFDSRIRSKGLHLEVRMPSATQAFRGDQARLTQMIVNYVGNAVKFTPEGNITITCRLQEETEDRYLLRIEVHDTGIGVLPGQITRIFEAFEQADQSTGRAYGGTGLGLAINRRIAQLMGGDVGVESEPGKGSTFWLTVSLGKPISPGLQETDVDNAEDLIRSDYSGRRVLIVDDEPINLELARLLLEQAGLTVDLAEDGEQAFQSVALHDYALVLMDVQMPVTDGLSATRLIRQLPGKAAVPILALTGNAFSEDRQRCLAAGMNDFITKPIQPAVLFRTMLRWLQARHP, from the coding sequence ATGGATACACCCATACTATTGACAACGGGCGCACTGCTTTCCACAGCTGCCGCCATTGTCATGTTCGTGGTACTGCTGACCAGGAAGTCGTATCCAGGATTCGGCTATTGGGTGTTTGGCGTGTTGTGCCTTGCTTTGGGTGCTGCCATGTTAATTCCAGGCGCATGGCCTTCAAATTGGTTGATTCGCCTGGCCCGCAATACCCTGCTGGTTGGTGGTCAGATGCTGATACTCCACGGCTTGCTCGTTTTCAGAGAAACGAGCTTCAGTCGGCGCGTCGAATGGCTGTTTTTTATGTCGTTCCTCGCCATCTTTGCATACCTGAGTTTTGATCCGGCAAAGATTGACGCGCGCATTGCCACATATTCAATTTACACCGCGTTAATCTGCTTTGCCACCGTATATATAACGATCCACCGCCGCCCCGGTTATTTTGCATCCAACGATGTGATGCTGGCTGTCTGGCTGGCGGTATACGGCTTGCTGCTGCTCACCCGGTTGGCACAGCAACTCATCAGCCCAGAACAGAGCACCGCTTTCGAAGCCTTGAAGGGACTGGGATCGTTTTACGCCATTGCACAGATACTGACCGTCCAGCTGGTGACGTTGACCTTGATCAGCATGAATTCACAACGCATCGAGTGGGAGTACAAATCCAGTTTGGTGCGAATACGTGAAAGTGAAGAAAAATTCCGCTCCGTCAGTGAGGCTGCAAATGATGCGATTATTTTGCTCGACAACACTGGACGCATCACCTTTTGGAATCGTGCCTCCGAGCGAATGTTCGGCCGCCTGAGTTTGGAGGTTATCGGTCGCCCCCTCATTGATGTGATCGCCCCCAGACGATACAGAGAGGCCTATTTGCCCGTGTTTGAGCCATTCAAACATGGGGCCCCAAACCAGGCCAATGGCAAAACCATAGAACTGACCGCGCAAACCAGTCGCGGTGCAGAGTTCCAAATAGAAATTTCACTCTCTGCGGTGCAGCAGAAAGAAGAATGGGGTGCTGTGTGCATAGTGCGTGATATTTCGGAGCGCAAGCGACACGAAATCGCACTGCAGGAGTTGCGGGGGAATCTTGAAGCAACCCTGGACGCGATTCCCGACCTGCTGTTTGAAATCGACCTCAATGGTGTTTATCACACCTATCACTCACCCCGGCTTGACCTGCTGGCAGCTGCACCTGAGCAGCTGATCGGCAAGTCCATCCATGAGGTTCTGCCACCAGAGGCCGCCCGTTGCTGCGCTGCGGCTCTGCAAGAAGCCAATACGAACCAGATTTGCAGCGGTATGCAGATGTTCCTGGACCTGCCGATTGGCCGCAGATGGTTTGAACTGTCGGTGGCCAAGAAACCAACGGCTTCTTGTGAAACACCACACTTCATCGTGATTTCGCGTGACATCACCCAGCGCAATGAGGCGATGTCGATCCTGAAGAACCACCACAGTGAGCTCGAACAACGAGTTGCAGAACGCACGCAGGAGCTCCTGGAAGCCAAAAAAGGGGCAGATGCAGCCAATATCGCCAAGAGCACCTTCCTGGCCACCATGAGCCACGAAATCCGTACCCCCATGAACGGCGTATTGGGCATGGCCAATCAACTGCGCCGCACCGAGCTGACGGCCAAGCAGTCGCATCTGCTGGATCTGATGGAGTCTTCTGGCGCCCACCTGATGGCCATCATCAACGACATTCTGGACCTCTCACAAATTGAATCCGGAAACATCCATTTGGACGAGCGCGATTTCAATCTGCCAGATGTGCTGAACAATGTCACGGCCATCTTCGACTCAAGAATCCGGTCCAAAGGACTGCACCTGGAAGTCCGCATGCCCAGTGCGACTCAGGCGTTCAGAGGTGATCAGGCGCGACTGACCCAGATGATCGTCAACTATGTCGGCAACGCTGTGAAATTCACACCTGAGGGCAACATCACCATCACCTGCCGCCTGCAGGAGGAAACCGAGGACCGCTATCTGTTGCGCATTGAAGTGCACGACACCGGTATCGGTGTGTTGCCCGGACAGATCACAAGAATATTTGAAGCATTTGAGCAGGCGGACCAATCCACGGGACGGGCCTACGGTGGCACAGGTTTGGGGCTGGCCATCAACCGGCGTATTGCACAGCTCATGGGTGGAGATGTGGGCGTGGAGAGTGAGCCAGGCAAAGGCAGCACATTCTGGCTAACCGTGTCCCTGGGTAAACCGATATCACCCGGGCTGCAGGAAACGGATGTGGACAACGCCGAGGACCTCATCCGCAGCGACTACAGTGGCCGTCGCGTCCTGATTGTTGACGATGAACCCATCAACCTGGAACTGGCACGCCTGCTTCTGGAGCAGGCCGGACTGACGGTGGATCTGGCGGAAGATGGTGAACAGGCCTTCCAGTCTGTGGCCTTGCATGATTACGCTCTGGTCCTGATGGATGTGCAGATGCCAGTGACGGACGGCCTGAGCGCCACCAGGTTGATACGCCAGCTTCCGGGAAAAGCGGCAGTTCCTATTCTGGCGCTGACAGGCAATGCTTTCAGCGAAGACCGGCAGCGCTGCCTCGCCGCTGGCATGAACGATTTCATCACCAAGCCCATCCAACCTGCGGTACTGTTTCGCACCATGCTCAGATGGTTGCAGGCACGCCATCCCTGA
- a CDS encoding DUF2242 domain-containing protein, translated as MWLVGLVSLSSVLTACGTSLKKFPLQEKFGSTSTYSRLFDSTPAHTCEAARRALLSQGYITNITRDDLVTGQKSFQPDGESHLQLEIRVVCVPDSKDGQISLGFVTALQDRYALKKSNNSASVGVSAIGSVSLPFTSSNESMVKVGSETIVSDAFYDRFFDLVKQYLVSNAEPDEAP; from the coding sequence CTGTGGCTGGTGGGCCTGGTGAGCTTGTCAAGTGTGCTGACCGCGTGTGGCACGTCCTTGAAGAAGTTCCCGTTGCAGGAGAAATTCGGCTCCACCTCGACCTATTCACGGCTGTTTGACAGCACCCCGGCGCACACCTGCGAGGCCGCCAGAAGGGCCTTGCTGAGCCAGGGCTACATCACCAACATCACCCGCGACGATCTGGTGACGGGGCAAAAAAGTTTTCAGCCCGATGGCGAATCCCACTTGCAGCTGGAGATTCGGGTGGTGTGTGTGCCCGACAGCAAAGACGGGCAAATCAGCCTGGGTTTCGTCACCGCTTTGCAAGACCGTTATGCGCTCAAGAAAAGCAATAACTCGGCGAGTGTCGGCGTGAGCGCCATTGGCTCCGTCTCTCTGCCATTCACCTCCAGCAATGAGTCCATGGTCAAGGTCGGCAGTGAAACCATTGTTTCAGACGCTTTTTACGACCGCTTTTTTGACCTGGTGAAGCAGTATTTGGTGAGCAATGCTGAGCCGGACGAAGCGCCGTAA
- a CDS encoding efflux transporter outer membrane subunit, with product MNQSPLKRHLALLPLLAALVLAGCATGTVIPPSSLPTAPAAFKENGGTVTSTHTPATTVSAPGQAQGLWWQVFADPLLDQLVEQANRNNNSIQVAAARLAQARALAGLTDASRALQMGLSTGVARQNNSTTANTLQTVVSTGLNLSYEVDLFGKLSAASDAASLDASSRDALLRSTQLLVQAEVTQTYLSLRATDSERTLVRDTLQAYRNTLQLTEVRYREGDVAELDVARVRSEVASTESDVLALDQRRAQLEHALAVLVGELASNFSVPPTQWATALPAIPAGVPSTVLTRRPDISAAQSSMQAAQARVGVAKAAWFPSFSLTANGGYAAPEIKDLFSLSTRAWGVGALLSLPVFDGGKREAGLSSANAELDMALASYREQVLVAFREVEDQLSSLRLLAEQSEAQARSVASSSRATQLSGARYRNGFVSQLELLDAQRSELRNRRQALQVRAAQYQATVGLIRALGGGWV from the coding sequence ATGAACCAGTCCCCCTTAAAGCGACATCTTGCACTGTTGCCGCTGCTTGCCGCACTGGTGCTGGCTGGCTGTGCCACTGGCACGGTGATCCCGCCATCCAGCCTGCCAACCGCCCCTGCCGCGTTCAAGGAAAACGGCGGCACGGTCACCTCAACCCACACGCCAGCCACCACGGTGAGCGCGCCAGGACAGGCGCAAGGCCTGTGGTGGCAGGTCTTCGCCGATCCACTGCTTGATCAGTTGGTTGAACAAGCCAACCGCAACAACAACAGCATTCAAGTGGCGGCCGCCAGGCTGGCACAGGCGCGTGCTTTGGCTGGCCTGACCGATGCCAGCCGCGCGCTCCAGATGGGCCTGAGCACCGGCGTGGCACGCCAGAACAACAGCACAACGGCCAACACACTGCAGACGGTGGTCAGCACCGGCCTCAACCTGTCTTACGAGGTGGACCTGTTTGGCAAGCTCTCGGCGGCATCGGATGCCGCCTCGCTGGACGCCAGCTCGCGCGATGCCCTCTTGCGCAGCACACAACTGCTGGTACAAGCCGAAGTCACCCAGACCTATCTGAGCCTGCGTGCCACGGACAGCGAGCGGACCTTGGTGCGCGATACCTTGCAGGCCTACCGCAACACCTTGCAGCTCACCGAAGTGCGTTACAGGGAAGGCGATGTGGCCGAGCTGGATGTGGCGCGAGTGCGGTCCGAAGTGGCCTCCACAGAATCCGACGTGCTGGCGTTGGACCAGCGCCGTGCCCAGCTGGAGCACGCCCTGGCCGTTCTGGTCGGTGAGCTTGCCTCCAACTTCTCTGTGCCGCCCACCCAATGGGCGACGGCCTTGCCCGCGATACCCGCGGGTGTGCCCAGTACCGTGTTGACACGCCGGCCCGATATCTCTGCAGCCCAAAGCAGCATGCAGGCCGCCCAAGCACGCGTTGGTGTGGCCAAAGCCGCCTGGTTTCCGAGCTTTTCATTAACGGCCAATGGCGGTTATGCCGCGCCCGAGATCAAGGACTTGTTCTCGCTGTCTACCCGGGCCTGGGGTGTGGGCGCACTGCTCTCGCTGCCGGTGTTTGACGGTGGCAAGCGTGAGGCGGGTCTGTCAAGCGCCAACGCCGAACTCGACATGGCACTGGCCAGCTACCGTGAGCAGGTGCTGGTGGCGTTTCGGGAGGTGGAAGACCAGTTGTCGTCATTGCGGCTGCTGGCCGAGCAGTCTGAGGCGCAGGCGCGCTCAGTGGCATCCAGCAGCCGCGCCACACAGCTGTCGGGCGCACGTTACCGCAATGGTTTTGTCAGTCAACTTGAACTGCTGGACGCGCAGCGCAGCGAACTGCGCAACCGCCGCCAGGCACTGCAAGTGCGTGCGGCGCAATACCAGGCCACAGTCGGGCTGATCCGCGCTTTGGGTGGGGGCTGGGTCTGA
- a CDS encoding efflux RND transporter permease subunit has translation MNLSKFFIDRPIFAGVLSLLILLAGLVALRGLPISEYPAVAPPTVVVRAQYPGANPKVIAETVATPLEESINGVEDMLYMNSQATTDGVMTLSVTFKLGTDPDKAQQMVQNRVAQAEPRLPEEVRRLGVNTVKSSPNITMVVHLVSPNDRYDINYLRNYAVLNVKDRLARIQGVGQVQVFGGGEYAMRVWLDPQKVAQRGLSASDVVAAIRGQNIQAAAGVVGASPGLEGVDMQLSINAQGRLQNEEEFGDIIVKTGADGAVTRLRDIARLELGAADYALRSLLNNKQAVGMGVFQAPGSNSLDISAEVRQTMEELGKNMPEGVEYRIAYDPTQFVRASITSVIHTLLEAIALVVLVVILFLQTWRASIIPLLAVPVSVVGSFAVLHLLGFSINALSLFGLVLAIGIVVDDAIVVVENVERNIESGLTPREATYRAMREVSGPIIAIALVLVAVFVPLAFISGLTGQFYRQFAVTIAISTVISAINSLTLSPALAALLLKGNDAPKDALARGIDKVLGRFFAGFNRLFKRGAEGYSTGVTGAISRKTLMLVVYMVLVGATVGIFKLVPGGFVPAQDKQYLIGFAQLPDGATLDRTEDVIKRMGDLMKQNPNVEDAIAFPGLSINGFTNSSNSGIVFATLKPFAERSRQDQSGGAVAGQLNQAFGSIQDAFIVMFPPPPVEGLGTTGGFKLQLEDRASLGYEVMDTAVKAFMAKVSQAPELAGSFTSWQVNVPQLYADIDRTKARQLNVPVTDIFDTMQIYLGSLYANDFNKFGRTYSVRVQADAAYRARAEDVGLLKVRSTTGEMVPLSALMKVQSSFGPERAMRYNGYLSADVSGGPAPGYSSGQAQAAVERIAAETLPTGIGFEWTELTYQEILAGDSSVLVFPLAILLVFLVLAAQYESLTLPVAIILIVPMSLLAAMTGVWLSGGENNVFTQIGLMVLVGLSAKNAILIVEFARELEFADRTPVQAAIEASRLRLRPILMTSMAFVMGVLPLVLSTGAGAEMRSAMGVAVFFGMIGVTAFGLFLTPVFYVVLRRLAGNRPLKLHGEVPHLDGFAGSHAAGGPAGHAQPAAAIGYHE, from the coding sequence ATGAATCTTTCCAAATTTTTTATCGACCGCCCTATTTTTGCTGGCGTGTTGTCCTTGCTGATTTTGCTTGCCGGTCTGGTCGCGTTGCGTGGCCTGCCGATCTCGGAATATCCCGCGGTCGCACCGCCAACCGTGGTGGTGCGCGCCCAGTACCCGGGTGCCAACCCGAAGGTGATTGCAGAGACCGTGGCTACCCCGCTGGAGGAGTCCATCAACGGTGTGGAGGACATGCTCTACATGAACAGCCAAGCCACCACCGATGGGGTGATGACACTGTCTGTCACCTTCAAGTTGGGAACCGACCCCGACAAAGCGCAGCAGATGGTGCAAAACCGCGTCGCACAGGCCGAGCCGCGTTTGCCCGAAGAGGTGCGGCGACTGGGCGTGAACACGGTCAAGAGTTCACCCAACATCACCATGGTGGTTCACCTGGTGTCGCCCAATGACCGCTATGACATCAACTACCTGCGCAATTACGCTGTGCTCAATGTCAAGGACAGGCTGGCGCGTATCCAGGGCGTGGGTCAGGTGCAGGTCTTTGGCGGCGGTGAATACGCCATGCGCGTCTGGCTGGACCCCCAGAAAGTCGCGCAACGTGGTCTCTCGGCCAGCGACGTGGTGGCCGCCATCCGTGGCCAGAACATCCAGGCGGCGGCTGGTGTTGTGGGTGCCTCCCCTGGCTTGGAGGGCGTGGACATGCAGTTGTCGATCAACGCGCAGGGGCGCTTGCAGAACGAAGAAGAGTTCGGCGACATCATCGTCAAGACGGGTGCTGACGGCGCTGTCACACGGCTGCGCGATATCGCGCGCCTGGAGCTGGGTGCCGCTGACTACGCGCTGCGTTCTTTGCTGAACAACAAGCAGGCCGTTGGCATGGGTGTGTTCCAGGCGCCTGGCTCCAACTCGCTGGACATCTCCGCAGAAGTTCGCCAAACGATGGAAGAGCTTGGCAAAAACATGCCGGAAGGTGTGGAGTACCGCATCGCCTACGACCCGACACAGTTTGTGCGTGCATCGATCACCTCGGTGATCCACACCTTGCTCGAAGCGATTGCGCTGGTGGTGCTGGTGGTGATTTTGTTTTTGCAAACCTGGCGTGCGTCCATCATTCCGCTGCTGGCTGTGCCGGTATCGGTGGTTGGCTCGTTTGCGGTATTGCACCTGCTGGGTTTCTCCATCAACGCGCTCAGCCTGTTCGGGCTGGTGCTGGCCATTGGCATTGTGGTGGATGACGCCATCGTGGTGGTTGAAAACGTGGAGCGCAACATCGAAAGCGGCTTGACCCCGCGCGAGGCCACCTACCGTGCCATGCGCGAGGTGTCGGGCCCCATCATTGCTATCGCCTTGGTGCTGGTCGCCGTGTTTGTGCCGCTGGCATTTATCAGTGGCTTGACCGGTCAGTTTTATCGCCAGTTTGCGGTGACGATTGCGATCTCGACCGTGATCTCCGCGATCAATTCGCTGACCTTGTCGCCCGCTCTTGCAGCCTTGTTACTCAAGGGCAACGACGCGCCCAAAGATGCGTTGGCGCGCGGTATTGACAAGGTGTTAGGCCGTTTTTTTGCCGGTTTCAACCGTTTATTCAAGCGGGGCGCTGAGGGCTACAGCACGGGGGTGACCGGCGCCATTTCGCGCAAGACCTTGATGCTGGTGGTGTACATGGTGCTGGTTGGCGCAACGGTGGGCATCTTCAAACTGGTGCCTGGTGGTTTTGTGCCTGCACAGGACAAGCAGTACCTGATTGGGTTTGCACAGTTGCCTGACGGTGCGACGCTGGACCGCACCGAGGATGTGATCAAGCGCATGGGCGATCTCATGAAGCAGAACCCGAATGTGGAAGACGCGATTGCCTTCCCGGGGCTGTCAATCAACGGTTTTACCAACAGCTCCAACTCGGGCATTGTGTTTGCCACGCTCAAGCCCTTTGCCGAACGCAGCCGCCAAGACCAGAGCGGCGGTGCGGTTGCGGGGCAACTCAACCAGGCCTTTGGCAGCATTCAGGATGCCTTCATTGTGATGTTCCCGCCACCACCGGTGGAGGGCCTGGGGACAACAGGCGGCTTCAAGCTGCAGCTGGAGGACCGTGCGTCGCTCGGTTATGAGGTCATGGACACGGCGGTCAAGGCTTTCATGGCCAAGGTCTCGCAGGCACCCGAACTCGCGGGCAGCTTCACCAGCTGGCAGGTCAATGTGCCGCAGTTGTATGCCGACATTGACCGCACTAAGGCGCGTCAGCTGAACGTGCCGGTGACGGACATTTTCGACACCATGCAGATCTACCTCGGCAGCCTGTATGCCAACGACTTCAACAAGTTTGGCCGCACCTACAGTGTGCGTGTGCAGGCCGACGCGGCCTACCGCGCACGTGCTGAAGATGTGGGCCTGCTCAAGGTGCGCTCCACCACCGGCGAGATGGTGCCGCTGTCGGCGCTGATGAAGGTGCAGTCCAGTTTTGGGCCTGAGCGTGCCATGCGTTACAACGGCTACCTCTCGGCCGACGTGAGTGGTGGCCCGGCGCCGGGTTATTCGTCGGGCCAGGCCCAGGCAGCGGTGGAGCGTATCGCGGCCGAGACCTTGCCCACAGGCATCGGCTTTGAGTGGACGGAGCTGACCTACCAGGAGATCCTGGCGGGTGACTCTTCCGTGCTGGTGTTTCCGCTGGCCATTTTGCTGGTGTTCCTGGTGCTGGCGGCGCAGTATGAAAGCCTGACCTTGCCTGTTGCGATCATTCTGATTGTGCCGATGAGCTTGTTGGCGGCGATGACCGGTGTGTGGTTGTCAGGGGGTGAAAACAATGTGTTCACCCAGATCGGGCTCATGGTGCTGGTTGGGCTGTCTGCCAAAAACGCCATTCTGATTGTGGAGTTTGCCCGCGAGCTTGAGTTTGCCGACCGGACACCGGTGCAGGCCGCCATTGAAGCCAGCCGCCTGCGCTTGCGCCCCATTTTGATGACCTCCATGGCTTTTGTGATGGGTGTGCTGCCGCTGGTGCTGTCCACCGGGGCGGGTGCAGAAATGCGCTCTGCCATGGGGGTGGCGGTGTTCTTCGGGATGATTGGTGTGACAGCGTTTGGCCTGTTTCTCACGCCCGTTTTTTACGTGGTTCTGCGCCGTCTTGCGGGCAACCGACCGCTCAAATTACATGGCGAAGTGCCCCATCTGGACGGTTTTGCAGGCAGCCATGCCGCAGGCGGGCCAGCCGGTCATGCCCAGCCCGCAGCAGCCATCGGATACCACGAATAA
- a CDS encoding efflux RND transporter periplasmic adaptor subunit, with product MPTIQLHPSRRRLLVLALATLAVIGAATVMFGVSKSQAQPGGPSQAPATPVSMATVVQSEVAAWDEFSGRLEAVERVDIRSQVAGTLQTVHFREGALVKKGELLLTIDPAPYAAEVQRAEAQVMAAQARVAQARGEQERSQRLWSEQAISKRELDERVNGQREADANLRAAQAALQAAQLSLGYTQLRAPVAGRVGKLEVTVGNLVAAGPGAQVLTTLVSVSPIYASFDADEQVVAKALKDVGVKGVRKLDRIPVQMGTAASTDTPFEGRLQLVDNQVDPKSGTIRARAVFDNPDGQLMPGQFARIRMGQATQGTALLINERAVGTDQNKKFVLVVGADNKAIYREVTLGASVNGLRIVKQGLEANERIVVNGLQRIRPGSLVAPQLVEMSAKAELNKPVWVAAKS from the coding sequence ATGCCAACCATTCAACTTCACCCTTCTCGACGCCGACTGCTCGTTCTGGCTCTCGCGACTCTTGCCGTGATCGGCGCGGCCACCGTCATGTTTGGGGTATCTAAGTCCCAGGCTCAGCCTGGAGGGCCATCACAGGCACCTGCAACACCCGTCTCTATGGCCACCGTCGTGCAAAGCGAGGTGGCAGCCTGGGACGAGTTTTCAGGCCGACTCGAGGCTGTGGAGCGAGTTGACATCCGCTCGCAAGTGGCAGGAACACTCCAGACCGTGCACTTCCGTGAAGGTGCGCTGGTCAAAAAAGGTGAGTTGCTGTTAACCATTGACCCGGCGCCCTATGCTGCCGAGGTGCAGCGTGCCGAGGCCCAGGTGATGGCCGCACAGGCCCGGGTTGCACAAGCCAGGGGGGAGCAGGAACGTTCACAACGTCTCTGGAGTGAACAGGCGATCTCCAAACGTGAACTTGATGAACGTGTCAACGGTCAGCGTGAAGCTGATGCCAATTTGCGTGCGGCCCAGGCGGCCCTGCAAGCCGCCCAACTCAGCTTGGGTTACACGCAGCTTCGGGCACCCGTGGCGGGGCGCGTTGGCAAGCTGGAAGTGACGGTGGGTAACCTGGTTGCTGCCGGCCCGGGTGCGCAGGTGTTGACCACCCTGGTATCGGTCAGCCCGATTTATGCCAGCTTTGATGCCGACGAGCAGGTGGTCGCCAAAGCATTAAAAGACGTTGGTGTGAAGGGTGTGCGCAAGCTCGACCGGATCCCCGTGCAAATGGGTACGGCGGCCAGCACCGACACACCCTTCGAAGGGCGGCTGCAGTTGGTGGACAACCAGGTGGATCCCAAAAGCGGCACGATCCGCGCCCGGGCCGTGTTCGATAACCCGGACGGCCAGCTGATGCCCGGCCAGTTTGCACGTATTCGCATGGGCCAGGCCACCCAGGGCACGGCGCTGTTGATCAATGAACGTGCAGTGGGCACCGATCAGAACAAAAAATTCGTGCTGGTAGTCGGCGCCGACAACAAAGCTATCTACCGCGAAGTCACGTTGGGCGCGTCTGTCAACGGCCTGCGCATCGTTAAACAGGGGTTGGAGGCCAATGAGCGCATTGTTGTCAACGGCCTGCAGCGTATTCGTCCGGGCTCGCTGGTCGCGCCACAGCTCGTGGAAATGAGTGCCAAGGCTGAGCTGAACAAGCCTGTGTGGGTGGCAGCGAAGTCATGA
- a CDS encoding alpha/beta hydrolase: protein MHSIHPTSADLPTDRLLEVDKQINTPSNQLLGVRIYSHRRAVLDAGSMPLVVHFHGGAFVAGSLDTGTCVARLLAQAGAVVISLDYPLAPAQPFPLAVEAGYAALVWAWKARHKLVGRSTSLFVAGEEAGGNLAAAVALMARDRQQPVLAGQILLSPMLDPILATASLRCVNAGRVGCPWADGWRQYLSRLEQACHPYAAPGNAMRLSGLPPTLLLTAQDDPLRDEAQAYANRLGAAGRAVQAVVLPGPTGWPASYRQATSQQATWGAAVQQQFSDFFHSFLGAAEVDSSRKPVCSLPISVS from the coding sequence ATGCACAGCATTCATCCCACCTCTGCAGATCTGCCGACCGACCGGCTGCTGGAGGTGGACAAACAGATCAACACACCGTCGAACCAGCTTCTGGGGGTGCGCATTTACAGCCATCGCAGGGCAGTGCTTGATGCGGGGTCGATGCCCCTGGTGGTCCATTTCCATGGGGGTGCTTTTGTGGCCGGTTCACTCGACACCGGCACCTGTGTTGCGCGCCTGCTGGCTCAAGCGGGGGCTGTTGTGATTTCCCTGGACTATCCATTGGCACCTGCCCAGCCGTTTCCTTTGGCGGTTGAGGCTGGATATGCAGCGTTGGTGTGGGCCTGGAAAGCCCGGCACAAGTTGGTCGGCAGGAGTACATCACTGTTTGTGGCCGGTGAAGAAGCGGGTGGCAACCTGGCGGCCGCTGTGGCATTGATGGCGCGCGACCGGCAGCAGCCGGTGCTGGCCGGACAAATTTTGCTTTCTCCGATGCTGGACCCGATTCTGGCCACCGCGTCTTTGAGATGTGTGAATGCAGGGCGAGTTGGGTGTCCCTGGGCAGATGGTTGGCGCCAGTACTTGTCACGCCTGGAGCAGGCGTGCCATCCCTATGCCGCTCCGGGCAACGCGATGCGCTTGTCTGGCTTGCCACCGACCTTGTTGCTGACCGCGCAGGACGACCCGCTGCGCGATGAAGCGCAGGCTTATGCCAATCGTCTTGGTGCAGCCGGGAGGGCTGTGCAAGCCGTTGTGCTGCCTGGGCCGACGGGCTGGCCAGCCAGTTATCGGCAAGCCACCAGCCAGCAGGCGACCTGGGGTGCTGCTGTGCAGCAACAGTTTTCCGACTTCTTCCACAGTTTCCTGGGCGCTGCCGAGGTCGACTCCTCGCGCAAGCCCGTTTGTTCGCTTCCCATTTCAGTTTCGTAA
- a CDS encoding LysR family transcriptional regulator — MDKFSAMQAFVRVVEAGTFTKAADSMHLPKATVTRLIQDLEKELETKLLNRTTRKVTVTVDGASYYEQACRLLDEVHELEASMSRAKASPRGKLTVDVPSSLGLAVIIPSLQDFYARYPDIQLHLGVSDRPVDLLAENVDCVVRAGAITDQSLVARRIGEFYIMACASPSYLQRHGVPQHPDELKNGHRTIGYMSPLTGKLFSLKMQKDGELTEVGGQHQLAVNDSSAAVVAGLSGLGVLFTSTFMVQQHISSGALEPLFTGWCTEAKPIYIVYPPNRHLSNKVRVVVDWIAELFAQHDLMNRKSSLPPEMCSAWTAAKESSVVMPTNAQREQVAETA, encoded by the coding sequence GTGGACAAGTTCTCTGCCATGCAGGCGTTTGTGCGTGTCGTGGAGGCTGGTACTTTTACCAAGGCCGCCGATTCGATGCACCTGCCCAAAGCCACCGTCACCCGCCTGATCCAGGATCTGGAAAAAGAGCTGGAAACCAAGTTGCTCAATCGGACAACCCGCAAAGTCACCGTGACTGTTGATGGCGCGTCCTACTACGAGCAAGCCTGCCGCCTGCTGGATGAGGTGCATGAGCTTGAGGCCAGCATGTCGCGCGCCAAAGCCAGCCCACGCGGCAAGTTGACGGTGGACGTTCCGTCGTCTTTGGGGCTGGCCGTCATCATTCCTTCGCTGCAGGACTTCTACGCGCGTTATCCAGACATTCAGTTGCATCTGGGTGTCAGCGACCGACCAGTCGATCTGCTGGCGGAGAACGTGGACTGCGTGGTCCGCGCTGGTGCCATCACCGACCAATCCCTCGTGGCTCGGCGAATTGGTGAGTTCTACATCATGGCGTGTGCTTCTCCGAGCTACCTCCAACGCCACGGTGTGCCGCAACACCCGGATGAACTCAAAAACGGGCATCGGACCATCGGTTATATGTCGCCTCTGACAGGCAAACTGTTTTCTCTCAAGATGCAAAAGGATGGCGAGCTGACTGAGGTTGGTGGGCAACACCAACTTGCGGTGAATGATTCCAGCGCGGCCGTCGTGGCGGGTCTGTCGGGTCTGGGTGTCTTGTTTACCTCGACATTCATGGTGCAGCAGCACATCAGCAGCGGTGCGCTGGAGCCCTTGTTCACCGGCTGGTGCACCGAAGCCAAACCGATCTACATCGTCTACCCGCCAAACCGGCACCTCAGCAACAAGGTACGCGTCGTTGTGGACTGGATTGCCGAGTTGTTTGCCCAACATGATTTGATGAACCGCAAAAGTTCTTTGCCCCCAGAGATGTGCAGCGCATGGACAGCGGCTAAGGAGTCATCGGTGGTCATGCCCACAAATGCACAACGGGAACAAGTTGCGGAGACTGCCTGA